The following are encoded in a window of Bacteroidales bacterium genomic DNA:
- the porV gene encoding type IX secretion system outer membrane channel protein PorV, with the protein MAGFLILPFWAGAQEYIYTGQELNTITTAVPFLLIAPDARSGGMGDAGVTSTPDASSMHFNPAKYAFIEKDMGFAISYSPWLRALVSDINLAYLAGYKRIDDKQTIGATLLYFSLGDITFTDIVGEVIGNYKPNEFSIDATYARKLGPTWSGAVSARYIYSNLTQGIPVAGASTHAGHSVATDVAFYYKKEINLKNLDKSWINLGFNISNIGAKISYSESNTEKDFIPTNLRFGPSLTMDFNEYNRFTFMVDVNKLLVPTPPIYDSVDGTTIIAGMDPEVGVVTGIVHSFYDAPGGFEEEIREFSFCLGTEYWYDQQFAIRAGFFYEDKTKGNRKFFTLGAGLRYNVFGLDFSYLIPTDQKNPLENTLRFTLSFDFDAFSRKTDEEFITE; encoded by the coding sequence ATGGCAGGATTCCTTATTCTCCCTTTTTGGGCGGGAGCTCAGGAGTATATATATACCGGTCAGGAATTAAATACCATAACCACTGCTGTTCCCTTTTTATTGATAGCACCTGACGCACGTTCGGGTGGCATGGGTGATGCGGGCGTGACCAGTACCCCGGATGCGTCGTCCATGCATTTTAATCCGGCCAAATATGCTTTCATTGAAAAAGACATGGGATTCGCCATTTCTTACAGTCCCTGGCTGAGAGCGCTGGTGAGTGATATCAACCTGGCATACCTGGCCGGCTACAAACGCATCGACGACAAACAGACCATTGGAGCCACCCTGCTGTATTTTTCACTGGGTGATATCACCTTTACGGATATCGTCGGGGAAGTGATCGGCAACTACAAACCCAACGAATTCAGCATTGATGCCACCTATGCCCGTAAGCTGGGTCCAACCTGGTCGGGTGCCGTATCAGCCCGGTACATCTATTCCAACCTGACCCAGGGGATACCGGTTGCAGGGGCCTCCACCCACGCCGGTCATTCTGTTGCCACCGATGTAGCATTCTATTACAAAAAAGAAATCAACCTGAAAAACCTGGATAAATCCTGGATCAACCTTGGATTCAACATTTCCAACATCGGTGCAAAGATCTCCTACAGTGAAAGCAATACGGAAAAGGATTTCATTCCGACCAACCTCCGGTTCGGCCCGTCATTGACGATGGATTTCAATGAATATAACCGGTTTACCTTCATGGTTGACGTAAATAAGCTTCTGGTACCTACGCCTCCTATCTATGATTCGGTGGATGGTACGACCATCATTGCAGGAATGGACCCGGAAGTTGGTGTGGTTACAGGCATCGTTCACTCGTTCTATGATGCACCAGGCGGATTTGAGGAAGAAATCAGGGAATTCAGCTTCTGTCTGGGCACCGAATACTGGTACGATCAACAATTTGCCATCCGTGCAGGGTTCTTTTATGAAGATAAAACCAAAGGCAACAGGAAATTCTTTACCCTGGGTGCCGGTTTACGGTACAACGTCTTTGGCCTGGATTTCTCCTATCTGATTCCCACTGACCAGAAAAATCCACTGGAAAACACACTTCGCTTCACGCTTTCGTTCGACTTTGATGCTTTTTCCAGAAAAACGGATGAAGAATTCATCACCGAGTGA
- a CDS encoding PorP/SprF family type IX secretion system membrane protein translates to MPGKLFVFILLTTCMLSLSVSGQDPAFSQFYASPMYLNPAMAGSTYCGRLTLNYRNQWPAIPKGYVTYHVAYDQFLEKIQSGYGVMFTADRQGDGAISALMASGLYSFKLQASEDLRIDFGAQVTYQQMKVDIDKLVFGGAINPNDGSVNPGYSDPSFYESKSVGFVDFSAGVYAGYRDIVYGGLAVHHLAEPENGFNQPSDSKLYRKFTAHAGTEFNLSNGRFGEVEEDDIALSPNVLYMQQGEFHQLNAGLYASISPFVAGLWFRHNFENPDAVIILLGFRQPSYQIGYSFDYTLSKIGISSGGSHEVSFRWEFCIYKEDYKKRRIKAIESPNF, encoded by the coding sequence ATGCCAGGGAAATTGTTCGTGTTTATCCTCTTGACTACCTGCATGCTGTCCCTTTCTGTTTCCGGACAGGATCCAGCATTTTCCCAGTTTTATGCAAGTCCAATGTATTTAAATCCGGCCATGGCCGGATCGACGTATTGTGGGCGGTTGACGTTGAATTACCGCAATCAGTGGCCGGCCATTCCAAAGGGGTATGTGACCTATCACGTTGCCTATGATCAGTTTCTTGAAAAGATCCAGAGCGGATATGGCGTCATGTTCACCGCTGACCGCCAGGGGGACGGAGCGATATCTGCCTTGATGGCCAGTGGCTTATATTCCTTCAAGCTGCAGGCATCTGAGGATCTTCGGATTGATTTCGGCGCCCAGGTTACGTATCAGCAGATGAAGGTGGACATTGACAAGCTGGTCTTCGGAGGTGCCATCAATCCAAATGATGGATCGGTCAATCCCGGTTATAGTGATCCCAGTTTTTATGAATCAAAATCAGTGGGTTTCGTGGATTTTTCAGCCGGAGTCTATGCGGGGTACAGGGATATCGTTTATGGAGGCCTTGCTGTACATCACCTGGCAGAACCTGAAAACGGATTCAATCAGCCCTCTGACAGCAAGCTTTACAGGAAGTTCACAGCCCACGCCGGTACCGAGTTCAATCTCTCCAACGGAAGGTTTGGGGAGGTTGAAGAGGATGACATAGCGCTTTCTCCCAACGTTCTTTACATGCAGCAGGGAGAATTTCATCAGTTAAACGCTGGATTGTATGCCAGCATCAGCCCATTCGTAGCGGGTTTATGGTTCAGGCATAATTTTGAGAATCCTGATGCGGTGATCATTCTGCTGGGTTTCAGACAACCTTCGTACCAGATCGGGTATAGCTTCGACTATACACTATCCAAGATCGGTATCAGTTCGGGTGGATCCCATGAAGTTTCTTTCCGTTGGGAATTCTGCATTTACAAGGAGGATTACAAAAAAAGAAGGATCAAGGCAATAGAATCACCTAATTTTTAG
- the porU gene encoding type IX secretion system sortase PorU: MAKRYLGRIAFVFLILITSGFVVRESGTRWQIVWTGFHEYPVGNNLSYKTVDFEGAVMEPSLHGHLPLFSGIIPLSHWYDTVYVQIKDVLTEPADPSEIKQIEGFETISGEWQIKSRIITLDHQPHAALTILPFVKLPGTEVYHRLKSFSIDLKYGEIRTAAPAQRSVPAFRQNSILSSGTWFKLGVTSSGIHQVSYDDLVAYGLDPALIDPRNIRIYGNGPGMLPEPNAMPRYDDLLENAVLVTGGEDGSLDPGDNLLFYGESQVTWKYNPFRMTFEHSTNLYTDTTYYFLNPDLGPGKRISHILPTDSIPTDTVTTFHNYAVFEEDLTNLIKSGKDWYGKKFDMQDSVQAFTFAFPDFNPKMPVGIKMLVAAKSTVNSDFLVYNGDEIVSKATVTGIQATSTTVYARKSVDNGSFNAGSGLFDLRVVYRAPTTTSFGWLNFIEINVVQDLTYRGKQLPFRNATAVGRNRVAEFTLAGAGPDIRVWDVTDPRNIGQVQTTSAENQLRFRLPVDSLRQFIAFNGSDYLKPSSVQKIENQNLHGLQAADIIMICPPLLLDHAHQLAAIHQGRDQFSSLIVTPGLIYNEYASGAKDITALRDFVRMLYLNAPENSRPRYLLLFGDGSFDPKERIAKGSDLIPTFQSAESLIMTSSFVTDDYYGLLDEEEGSDAHGILDIGIGRFPISTREEADHILHKIEFYLNHKEQVLGDWRNFICFLADDEDINMHINQAEELASFVDSAYNQYNIDKIYFDAFPQIASPSGPRYPGATEALNKRIEEGALIINYTGHGGETGWAAERVLETSDINSWTNIDRLPLFLTATCEFSRFDDFERTAAGELVFLNNNGGAIALITTTRLAFAQSNFILNTRFYQYVFEKIDGKYPRIGDLIRLSKSFPENNNVRNIVLLGDPALQLAYPRYHVRTNQINTSLIGAPLKADTIRALSTVTVSGDIRDEAGNLVSDFKGDLFPVVYDKPSEIHTLVNDPRSRPTGFSIQLDELFRGNVTVNEGAFTFTFMVPKDITMNFGTGRISYYAMDSIVDASGYYEDFIIGGSDNTSTVDTQGPDIRLFLNDPVFAPGDYVGSQPVLIADLYDQSGINVLGNGIGHDLTAVLDNASEEIILLNEHFKFEKDSYQQGNITYVLPGLGKGYHVLSLKAWDLQNNSSTVSIDFYVSDSIDLQVQQVINYPNPFRDVTYFSFVHNQFNEILNAEVWIYAVDGSLISKIGPMQITTDEYKASTLLWDGRTGSGSRVKPGVYIYYLVIDNNKSSLNRLSGKLIVLD, encoded by the coding sequence ATGGCTAAGAGATACCTCGGTCGGATTGCTTTTGTGTTCCTGATCCTGATTACGTCAGGTTTTGTGGTCAGGGAATCAGGAACACGATGGCAGATTGTATGGACAGGATTTCACGAATATCCGGTCGGCAATAATTTATCCTATAAAACGGTTGACTTTGAAGGAGCAGTGATGGAGCCTTCCCTTCATGGTCATCTTCCGCTTTTTTCCGGAATCATTCCCCTGAGTCACTGGTATGATACAGTTTATGTTCAGATAAAGGATGTTTTAACTGAACCGGCGGATCCCTCCGAGATAAAGCAGATTGAAGGTTTTGAAACCATTTCCGGGGAATGGCAGATCAAAAGCAGGATCATAACCCTTGACCATCAACCCCATGCAGCACTGACGATCCTGCCTTTCGTGAAACTTCCGGGTACGGAAGTCTATCATCGTTTGAAGTCCTTTTCCATTGACCTTAAATACGGTGAAATCCGAACTGCAGCGCCAGCTCAAAGGTCTGTTCCGGCATTTCGGCAAAACTCCATTTTAAGCAGCGGTACCTGGTTCAAACTGGGCGTCACTTCCTCAGGGATCCATCAGGTTTCGTATGACGACCTTGTGGCTTACGGTTTGGATCCTGCTTTGATCGATCCCAGGAACATCAGGATTTACGGCAACGGACCGGGAATGTTGCCTGAGCCAAATGCAATGCCCAGATACGATGACCTGCTGGAGAATGCTGTTCTGGTTACCGGGGGAGAAGACGGATCACTCGATCCCGGGGATAATCTGCTATTTTATGGAGAGTCACAGGTCACCTGGAAATACAATCCTTTCAGGATGACCTTTGAACATTCCACGAACCTGTATACGGATACCACTTATTATTTTCTGAACCCTGATCTGGGTCCAGGCAAACGGATCAGTCATATTCTGCCGACCGATTCGATACCAACAGACACGGTCACGACTTTCCATAATTATGCTGTATTTGAGGAGGATCTGACCAACCTGATCAAATCAGGGAAAGACTGGTATGGCAAAAAATTCGACATGCAGGACTCCGTACAGGCATTTACCTTCGCTTTTCCGGATTTCAATCCCAAAATGCCGGTCGGCATTAAAATGCTGGTCGCAGCCAAGTCAACTGTCAATTCTGACTTTCTGGTCTACAATGGCGATGAAATTGTCTCAAAAGCGACAGTGACCGGCATTCAGGCGACCTCCACTACGGTTTATGCGCGGAAAAGCGTGGATAATGGCTCGTTCAATGCCGGCAGTGGCCTTTTTGATCTCAGAGTGGTGTACAGGGCTCCCACCACAACATCCTTTGGCTGGCTCAACTTTATTGAGATCAATGTTGTTCAGGATTTGACCTACAGGGGTAAGCAGCTCCCCTTCCGAAATGCCACTGCTGTCGGAAGAAACCGCGTGGCAGAATTCACACTGGCCGGGGCCGGTCCGGATATCAGGGTCTGGGATGTAACCGATCCCAGGAACATTGGCCAGGTACAGACAACATCCGCAGAAAACCAGCTCCGGTTCCGGTTGCCAGTCGATTCCCTCAGGCAATTCATTGCCTTTAACGGTTCTGACTATTTAAAACCGTCTTCTGTACAAAAAATCGAAAACCAGAATCTTCACGGTTTACAAGCCGCTGACATCATCATGATCTGCCCTCCTCTTTTGCTGGATCATGCTCATCAGCTGGCTGCCATCCATCAAGGCCGGGATCAGTTCTCTTCCCTGATCGTCACTCCCGGACTGATCTACAATGAATACGCTTCAGGCGCCAAAGACATCACCGCCCTGCGCGATTTTGTACGCATGCTTTACCTGAATGCTCCGGAAAACAGCAGGCCGCGTTATCTTTTGCTTTTCGGGGACGGCTCTTTTGATCCCAAGGAGCGCATAGCAAAAGGATCGGACCTCATCCCGACGTTTCAATCTGCCGAATCGCTCATCATGACTTCATCCTTCGTAACGGATGACTACTACGGGCTCCTGGATGAGGAAGAAGGCAGTGATGCCCACGGAATACTTGACATCGGCATCGGAAGGTTCCCCATCAGTACCAGGGAAGAAGCGGATCATATTCTGCACAAGATCGAATTTTACCTCAACCATAAAGAGCAGGTTCTTGGCGACTGGCGTAATTTCATCTGTTTTCTGGCGGATGATGAAGACATCAACATGCACATCAACCAGGCCGAGGAACTGGCCTCATTTGTGGATAGTGCCTATAATCAGTACAATATCGACAAAATCTATTTTGATGCCTTTCCTCAGATCGCTTCACCCAGCGGTCCGCGCTACCCGGGTGCGACCGAGGCGTTGAACAAGCGGATTGAAGAAGGTGCACTTATCATCAATTACACCGGTCACGGAGGGGAAACCGGCTGGGCAGCCGAACGGGTATTGGAAACTTCAGATATTAACAGCTGGACCAACATTGACCGGCTGCCCTTGTTCTTAACTGCCACCTGTGAGTTCAGCCGGTTCGATGATTTTGAACGAACAGCAGCCGGAGAGCTGGTATTCCTTAACAATAACGGAGGGGCCATCGCCCTGATCACCACCACGCGCCTGGCATTTGCCCAGTCGAATTTTATCCTGAACACCCGTTTCTACCAGTATGTCTTTGAAAAGATTGATGGAAAATACCCAAGGATTGGTGATCTGATCAGGTTATCAAAAAGCTTTCCCGAAAATAATAACGTCCGCAATATCGTGCTGCTGGGTGATCCCGCACTTCAGCTTGCTTATCCCCGGTATCACGTCAGGACAAACCAGATCAATACATCCCTGATCGGTGCTCCCCTTAAGGCAGATACCATCCGGGCATTGTCCACAGTTACGGTCAGCGGTGATATCCGTGACGAGGCAGGCAACCTTGTTTCGGATTTCAAGGGCGATCTTTTTCCCGTGGTCTACGACAAGCCATCGGAGATCCATACCCTGGTGAACGATCCGCGAAGCAGGCCCACAGGATTTTCAATTCAGCTGGATGAGCTCTTCAGGGGAAATGTCACAGTCAATGAAGGAGCTTTTACCTTCACTTTTATGGTACCCAAGGACATCACGATGAACTTTGGCACGGGCAGGATCAGTTATTACGCCATGGACAGCATTGTGGATGCCAGCGGTTATTATGAAGATTTTATCATCGGCGGATCAGACAACACAAGCACTGTGGATACCCAGGGTCCCGACATCCGGCTTTTCCTGAATGATCCCGTGTTCGCCCCGGGAGATTATGTTGGTTCCCAGCCGGTCCTGATCGCTGATCTTTACGACCAGAGTGGGATCAACGTACTGGGTAACGGAATAGGCCACGACTTGACCGCTGTTCTGGACAATGCGTCTGAAGAGATTATCCTGCTGAATGAACATTTTAAGTTTGAGAAGGACTCCTATCAGCAGGGGAACATTACCTATGTACTACCGGGCCTGGGAAAAGGTTATCACGTGCTTTCACTTAAAGCGTGGGACCTGCAGAATAATTCGTCAACGGTCAGCATTGATTTTTATGTATCGGACAGCATTGACCTGCAGGTACAACAGGTGATCAACTATCCCAACCCCTTCAGGGACGTCACTTATTTTTCCTTTGTTCACAACCAGTTCAACGAAATCCTGAATGCAGAGGTCTGGATCTATGCCGTCGATGGCAGCCTGATCAGCAAGATCGGCCCCATGCAGATCACGACCGACGAATACAAGGCATCCACACTCCTCTGGGATGGTAGAACCGGCAGCGGGTCAAGAGTGAAACCCGGTGTGTACATCTATTACCTGGTCATTGACAACAATAAAAGCTCCTTGAACCGGTTATCCGGAAAACTTATTGTTCTCGACTGA
- the porU gene encoding type IX secretion system sortase PorU, whose protein sequence is MKTKLFIIFFSLGLLCSTGTAQTLSRRLEGFRIGRIDYTATDSIYFIGFEGAIYQAENGQLPVYSERLDWDPLWQNPEVRLTKMIFDRFDELSQERIPDLENIGDAITVTSRIAYEKKKPCLSFSFVPIRKDPLLGGFEKLVSFEIEITTNPLSAPVRQANRRVYSPSSLMADGAWYKIAIKETGMYRITSQQLSEMGIPVSSIDPRNVRLFGYGGRMLPENSGDSRYDDMLENSIYVSGEEDGRFDPQDYILFYGEGPVTWKYNYYSENFEHTNHLYADESYYFITCDLGPGKRISPVESTTEPATDQVNSFNDYASHEVDNVNLIKSGREWLGEVFDVVTEYPFLFEFANIDKSTPVKIKTSLVARSTVSSSFRVQAADEVRVVSISPVLSSYNSLYARGAVTTMEFLPSMPQVNITLKYTKTTAASVGWLNYLEVNARRMLQFTGDQLLFRDARSSGPGKIAEFTLSNASAAVTVWDVTNRADVRAVQPKMSGSDLVFRLRTDSIREFVAFSGNVFPAVSFIQKVDNQDLHSTGTYDYIIIAPEVFLEPAGRLAQFHRDHNGLSAVVVPLARVYNEFSSGMQDITAIRDFVKMIYDRAGEGNGPKYLLLFGDGSYDNKDRLSGNTNLIPTYQSVESFSPVISYVTDDYFGCLDDGEGTGENDMLDIGVGRLPVATLNEANVAVDKIIHYAASSSKVMGDWRNVVCFVADDEDSNIHIDDADNLADYLDTTYPVLNVTKIYLDSYVQASTPGGQRYPDVNQAINDQVGKGALIVNYTGHGGEVGWAHERVLELADINSWTNYDRMPVFVTATCEFSRFDDPGRTSAGEWVFLNPGGGGLALFTTTRATFGSPNYTLNKSFYVYAFQKIQGRFPTMGDIILYSKRQSGSDNNGRKFVLLGDPAQRLAYPEYTIVATAINSVPTGSQPDTIHALSSVTVTGEVRETSGKIATGFNGTLNTTVFDKSQTVQTLANDGGNPYGYAIQKSILYKGKSEVMNGEFSLTFIVPKDIAYRYDFGKISFYAEDGTVDANGHYNNLIIGGFDDQATDDLTGPTINLFMNNVYFRDGGITDENPVLLALVTDESGINTVGNGIGHDIIAVMDENNDELKVLNDYYRADLNTYQSGVITYPYFNLPEGKHQIRLKVWDAFNNSSEAIIHFVVKNGENMTLEDPLNYPNPFSDKTWFTYELNHHSEKMEVDILIFNTIGQMVRSISRVVDANGYRPEPIEWDGRDQNGALLCGGLYVYRIRVRAENGAASENSNKLVIIR, encoded by the coding sequence ATGAAAACTAAACTTTTCATCATTTTTTTCTCACTCGGCTTGCTCTGCAGCACGGGAACGGCTCAGACCCTTTCCCGTAGGCTGGAGGGATTCAGAATTGGCAGAATTGACTACACTGCAACTGATTCCATTTACTTCATCGGATTTGAAGGAGCCATCTATCAGGCCGAAAATGGACAATTGCCTGTATATTCTGAACGGTTAGACTGGGATCCCTTATGGCAAAATCCGGAAGTCAGGCTCACCAAAATGATCTTCGACCGTTTCGACGAACTCAGTCAGGAACGGATACCCGACCTGGAAAACATTGGCGATGCGATCACCGTTACATCCCGGATAGCCTATGAGAAGAAAAAGCCCTGCCTTTCCTTTTCATTTGTACCCATCAGGAAGGATCCTTTGCTGGGTGGCTTCGAAAAGCTGGTATCCTTCGAGATTGAAATCACTACAAATCCTTTGTCAGCTCCTGTCCGGCAAGCAAACCGCCGGGTCTACAGTCCTTCATCCCTGATGGCCGATGGTGCCTGGTACAAGATTGCCATTAAAGAAACAGGGATGTACAGGATCACCTCCCAGCAGTTGTCGGAAATGGGGATTCCGGTGTCTTCGATCGATCCCCGAAATGTACGCTTATTCGGATATGGTGGACGAATGCTGCCCGAAAACAGCGGGGACTCAAGGTACGATGATATGCTTGAAAACAGCATCTATGTTTCCGGCGAAGAAGATGGCCGGTTCGATCCTCAGGACTACATACTCTTTTACGGTGAAGGGCCGGTGACCTGGAAATACAATTATTACAGTGAAAATTTCGAGCATACCAATCACCTGTACGCCGATGAAAGCTATTATTTCATTACCTGTGATTTAGGCCCGGGAAAAAGGATCTCACCTGTCGAAAGCACTACGGAGCCGGCGACCGACCAGGTCAATTCCTTCAATGACTATGCGTCCCACGAGGTTGATAACGTTAACCTGATCAAATCAGGACGGGAATGGCTTGGAGAGGTCTTCGATGTGGTCACGGAGTATCCGTTTTTGTTTGAGTTTGCCAACATCGATAAAAGCACACCTGTAAAAATCAAGACAAGCCTTGTAGCCAGATCAACGGTCAGCAGCTCTTTTCGCGTTCAGGCCGCCGATGAGGTCCGGGTCGTTTCGATATCCCCTGTCCTGTCTTCCTACAATAGCCTCTATGCAAGGGGAGCGGTAACGACCATGGAATTCCTGCCCTCGATGCCTCAGGTCAACATCACATTGAAATACACCAAAACGACGGCTGCATCGGTTGGCTGGTTGAATTACCTGGAAGTGAATGCAAGAAGGATGCTCCAGTTCACCGGTGATCAGCTGTTGTTCAGGGATGCGCGTTCCTCCGGACCGGGTAAAATAGCTGAATTTACGCTCTCCAATGCTTCTGCTGCGGTTACGGTCTGGGATGTCACCAACCGGGCTGATGTAAGAGCGGTCCAGCCCAAGATGAGCGGCAGCGATCTTGTCTTCAGGCTCCGCACGGATTCAATCAGGGAATTCGTCGCTTTTTCAGGTAACGTTTTTCCCGCGGTTTCCTTTATACAAAAAGTTGACAATCAAGACCTTCATTCCACCGGAACGTATGATTACATCATCATTGCCCCGGAAGTATTCCTGGAACCTGCCGGGCGCCTGGCACAGTTCCACAGGGACCATAACGGCCTCAGTGCAGTCGTTGTGCCCCTCGCCAGGGTCTATAACGAGTTTTCATCCGGGATGCAGGACATCACGGCAATCCGTGACTTCGTCAAGATGATCTACGACCGGGCAGGAGAAGGGAACGGGCCAAAGTATCTTCTCCTGTTCGGCGACGGTTCCTATGACAACAAAGACCGTTTAAGCGGTAACACCAACCTGATCCCCACCTATCAGTCGGTTGAATCCTTCAGTCCGGTCATTTCGTATGTTACCGATGATTACTTCGGATGCCTCGACGATGGAGAAGGCACGGGTGAGAACGACATGCTCGACATCGGAGTCGGGAGGTTACCCGTTGCCACCCTCAATGAAGCGAATGTGGCCGTTGACAAAATCATCCATTATGCAGCTTCTTCATCAAAAGTCATGGGCGATTGGAGAAATGTCGTCTGTTTTGTCGCCGATGATGAGGACAGCAATATCCACATTGACGATGCAGACAACCTGGCTGATTATCTGGACACAACCTATCCTGTGCTTAACGTGACCAAGATCTATCTTGACTCCTATGTCCAGGCTTCGACTCCGGGCGGACAGCGCTATCCCGATGTAAATCAAGCCATCAATGACCAGGTGGGAAAGGGAGCCCTCATCGTCAATTATACAGGTCACGGCGGTGAAGTGGGATGGGCTCACGAAAGGGTGCTGGAGTTGGCAGACATCAACAGCTGGACAAACTATGACCGCATGCCGGTATTTGTGACAGCTACCTGTGAATTCAGCCGGTTTGATGACCCTGGCCGGACATCGGCCGGGGAATGGGTATTCCTGAATCCTGGCGGAGGGGGACTGGCCTTATTTACAACGACAAGGGCCACCTTTGGAAGTCCTAATTATACACTGAACAAAAGTTTCTATGTTTACGCTTTCCAGAAAATACAAGGCCGGTTCCCAACCATGGGAGATATCATTCTTTATTCCAAGCGTCAGAGTGGTTCCGACAACAATGGCAGAAAATTCGTACTGCTGGGCGATCCAGCTCAGCGCCTCGCCTACCCTGAATACACGATCGTTGCAACAGCCATAAACTCGGTTCCCACAGGCAGCCAGCCTGATACCATCCACGCGTTATCCTCCGTTACGGTTACTGGAGAAGTCAGGGAAACTTCCGGAAAAATCGCAACCGGATTCAATGGGACACTCAACACAACGGTGTTTGACAAATCCCAAACCGTCCAGACACTTGCCAATGACGGTGGCAACCCCTATGGCTATGCGATCCAAAAAAGCATCCTTTACAAAGGAAAGTCTGAAGTGATGAACGGTGAGTTCAGCCTGACATTCATTGTGCCAAAGGATATTGCCTACAGGTACGATTTTGGAAAGATCAGCTTTTATGCCGAAGATGGGACCGTTGATGCCAACGGCCATTACAACAACCTGATCATCGGTGGATTTGATGACCAGGCAACGGATGATCTGACCGGACCCACGATCAACCTGTTCATGAATAATGTCTACTTCAGGGACGGTGGCATCACCGACGAAAATCCCGTCCTGCTTGCCCTGGTAACGGATGAAAGTGGCATCAACACCGTCGGAAATGGCATCGGACACGATATTATTGCTGTAATGGACGAAAACAACGATGAACTGAAAGTGCTCAATGATTATTACCGGGCTGACCTGAACACGTATCAAAGCGGGGTGATCACCTATCCTTATTTCAACCTGCCGGAAGGCAAACATCAGATCAGACTGAAGGTTTGGGATGCTTTCAATAATTCATCAGAAGCGATCATTCATTTCGTCGTAAAAAACGGAGAAAATATGACCCTGGAAGATCCGCTGAACTATCCCAATCCATTCAGTGACAAAACCTGGTTCACCTATGAGTTGAACCATCACAGTGAAAAAATGGAGGTCGATATTTTGATTTTCAACACCATCGGACAAATGGTACGTTCAATTTCCAGGGTGGTTGATGCGAATGGCTACCGGCCCGAACCCATTGAGTGGGATGGCCGTGACCAGAATGGCGCTTTATTGTGCGGAGGCTTGTATGTCTACCGGATCAGGGTCAGGGCTGAGAACGGAGCCGCTTCGGAAAACTCAAATAAGCTCGTCATCATCCGGTGA